A section of the Cutibacterium granulosum genome encodes:
- a CDS encoding ArsR/SmtB family transcription factor, whose amino-acid sequence MPIESQSEAGACLPGGSTISPRHAEQVALVAKALSDPVRLRIFHHIAASRCSSVCACNLSEVFGVTQPTLSHHLKKLVEAGLVNREMRGRWAHFTLRPEGIQPLTNLLGGLR is encoded by the coding sequence ATGCCAATTGAGTCACAGTCGGAGGCGGGGGCCTGCCTACCTGGCGGATCCACGATCTCACCCCGGCACGCTGAGCAGGTGGCACTCGTGGCCAAGGCACTGTCGGATCCGGTGCGGCTGCGAATCTTCCACCACATCGCAGCGAGCCGGTGTTCGAGTGTGTGCGCATGCAATCTGTCCGAGGTCTTCGGCGTGACGCAACCCACTCTGTCGCATCATCTGAAGAAGCTTGTGGAAGCTGGTCTGGTGAACCGTGAAATGCGTGGACGCTGGGCACACTTCACCCTTCGACCTGAGGGGATTCAGCCCCTCACGAACCTCTTGGGAGGCCTCCGGTGA
- a CDS encoding M16 family metallopeptidase, with product MSVQLALDVPLASEPADLEGIGAVTVRTADEGTAPHPGHEFAEQMEQIAASYGGSAMPTSTMLSLDVPGEQLPTGMELFAELLTSTALDPVDVGRQVDASVAQLARTAHSGPSLAQLAANRLLWPCSSRLSRASAGSMSTLAAIDAERVREFWNQMWRPDRGVLVVAGDHADEVNLDVLEQWTGTPRAESTRELTTTAAARRVLLVDRPDAVQADVGLQLGTPGRDHPLWPALKVAAAALGGTFSSRLNSVLREEKGWSYGVGMSVRPMKCGAIASVSGAFRTEVAAEALVTTMQILDAAGDPLGRTEVDEARDHLVGVAPLQYDTAEAVSAQLAVLHLAGLPSIWIDEHFARLAQVGHDSANEAWQQLLDVTAWQIGISGQAGVLAPQLREAGFEVEVISPDRLLDLAG from the coding sequence ATGAGCGTCCAGCTCGCCCTGGACGTGCCGCTGGCCAGTGAGCCGGCAGACCTGGAGGGGATCGGGGCCGTCACGGTGCGCACCGCCGACGAGGGCACGGCGCCCCATCCCGGCCACGAGTTCGCCGAACAGATGGAACAAATTGCCGCCAGCTACGGCGGCAGCGCGATGCCGACGTCGACCATGCTGAGCCTGGACGTGCCGGGTGAGCAGCTCCCGACGGGCATGGAGCTCTTCGCCGAGCTGCTCACCAGCACCGCACTGGATCCCGTTGACGTGGGCCGTCAGGTGGACGCGTCGGTGGCTCAGCTGGCCCGCACCGCCCACAGTGGCCCGTCCCTGGCCCAACTGGCTGCCAACCGTCTGCTGTGGCCATGCTCCAGCAGACTGTCCCGGGCCTCGGCCGGATCGATGAGCACTTTGGCCGCCATTGACGCCGAGCGGGTGCGTGAGTTCTGGAACCAGATGTGGCGACCTGACCGTGGTGTGCTCGTGGTGGCCGGTGACCATGCCGACGAGGTGAATCTGGACGTGCTGGAGCAGTGGACCGGAACCCCACGGGCCGAGTCGACGCGTGAGCTCACCACCACCGCCGCAGCACGCCGAGTGCTGCTCGTCGATCGTCCGGACGCCGTGCAGGCCGACGTGGGCCTCCAGCTGGGCACTCCTGGGCGTGACCATCCGCTGTGGCCTGCGCTCAAGGTGGCCGCAGCCGCCCTGGGCGGTACGTTCTCCTCGCGGCTGAACTCGGTGTTGCGTGAGGAGAAGGGTTGGTCGTACGGGGTCGGCATGTCGGTACGGCCGATGAAGTGTGGTGCCATTGCCTCGGTGAGCGGGGCATTTCGTACCGAGGTGGCCGCCGAGGCCCTCGTGACGACGATGCAGATCCTCGATGCCGCTGGTGATCCGCTGGGCCGTACCGAGGTGGACGAGGCCCGTGACCATCTGGTCGGGGTGGCTCCCCTGCAGTACGACACCGCAGAGGCGGTTTCCGCCCAGCTCGCCGTGCTCCACCTGGCCGGACTGCCCAGCATCTGGATCGACGAGCACTTCGCCCGCCTGGCGCAGGTGGGCCATGACTCGGCCAACGAGGCCTGGCAGCAGCTGCTGGACGTCACGGCCTGGCAGATCGGCATCAGCGGCCAGGCGGGTGTTCTCGCCCCGCAGCTGCGCGAGGCCGGTTTCGAGGTCGAGGTGATCTCGCCCGACCGTCTGCTCGACCTGGCAGGCTGA
- a CDS encoding M16 family metallopeptidase — protein MLGVMPNLDALVTTTLDNGLDVIVDSDLTLPAVAINLWYNVGSADEQPGRDGFAHLFEHLMFSGTTSGIASGEHLAAIEAVGGSANATTSFDRTNYFELVPPGALGLGLWLEAERMAHLAVTEESLTTQRDVVKEEKRQRYDNSPYGDLLDAVLASQYDADEPYGHSPIGSEHDLDAASLDDVVAFHDRWYRPSNASLVISGCVDAEEALRLVERYFAPVSDTGAPAPQHRRGGTHLDSARRNRMIVRDVPRTSVVLTWPVPPVASPAAAPDTTPMSDHTCPTGPTHTADPTAVACDMALSVLAGGMSSRLVRRLDRELGLVDGVSANSLGLSRQRSTAIVAAHLKPGVSVERFRRELDPLLTELATQPPTPQEMARCRAQAQRDWLESWATADTRADVLNAAHQILDDARRCHDEFDLMADMTCEQVGEAAELLDPSQASMVVHTTEQTDSVTDGAHDDEEDAR, from the coding sequence ATGCTCGGTGTCATGCCGAATCTGGACGCACTCGTCACCACCACCCTGGACAATGGCCTGGACGTCATCGTCGACTCGGATCTCACCCTGCCCGCAGTGGCGATCAACCTGTGGTACAACGTCGGATCCGCCGACGAACAACCTGGACGCGACGGTTTCGCCCACCTCTTCGAGCACCTCATGTTCTCCGGCACCACCAGTGGCATCGCCTCAGGTGAACATCTGGCAGCGATCGAGGCGGTCGGCGGGTCGGCCAATGCCACGACGAGCTTCGATCGGACGAACTACTTCGAGCTGGTGCCACCCGGAGCGCTGGGGCTGGGTCTGTGGCTGGAGGCCGAGCGCATGGCGCACCTGGCCGTCACCGAGGAGAGCCTCACCACCCAGCGTGACGTCGTCAAGGAGGAGAAGCGGCAGCGCTACGACAACAGCCCCTACGGCGACCTGCTCGACGCCGTGTTGGCAAGCCAGTATGACGCCGACGAGCCCTACGGCCACTCCCCCATCGGATCGGAGCATGATCTGGACGCAGCCAGCCTGGACGACGTCGTCGCCTTCCACGACCGGTGGTACCGCCCGTCCAATGCCTCCCTGGTGATCAGTGGCTGTGTCGACGCCGAGGAGGCGTTGCGACTCGTCGAACGATACTTCGCCCCGGTGAGTGACACCGGGGCACCGGCTCCGCAGCATCGCCGGGGCGGGACCCATCTGGACAGTGCGCGACGCAACCGGATGATCGTGCGTGACGTACCGCGCACCTCGGTGGTGCTCACCTGGCCGGTACCACCCGTTGCCAGCCCGGCAGCTGCACCCGACACGACCCCGATGTCCGATCACACCTGCCCGACTGGCCCCACCCACACGGCCGATCCCACGGCGGTGGCCTGCGACATGGCCCTGTCGGTGTTGGCCGGGGGCATGTCGTCCCGGCTGGTGCGTCGGCTGGACCGGGAGTTGGGTCTGGTGGACGGTGTCTCGGCGAACAGCCTGGGGCTGTCCCGACAGCGCTCGACGGCAATCGTGGCGGCGCACCTGAAACCGGGGGTGAGTGTGGAGCGGTTCCGCCGCGAGCTCGACCCGCTGCTCACCGAGTTGGCCACCCAGCCCCCGACGCCGCAGGAGATGGCTCGCTGCCGGGCCCAGGCGCAGCGAGACTGGTTGGAGAGTTGGGCCACCGCCGACACCCGAGCGGACGTGCTCAACGCCGCACACCAGATCCTGGACGACGCACGCCGGTGTCACGACGAGTTCGACCTGATGGCCGACATGACGTGCGAACAGGTGGGCGAGGCAGCCGAGTTGCTCGATCCGAGCCAGGCCTCGATGGTCGTCCACACCACCGAGCAGACCGATTCGGTGACCGATGGAGCCCATGACGACGAGGAGGACGCCCGATGA
- a CDS encoding DUF5318 family protein, with product MQTRRLEVSHALQRRRALEQLWSPQVDLNAPTQCDADPMLIRAALHHGEPREEPCPVCESPQLVLLRYTFGSQLGQFSGRIRTVVELEEMEHEFGEFRVYEVEVCPDCGWNHVLTHYVLGDGRRRRPPRHQPTVEDIYG from the coding sequence ATGCAGACGCGCCGACTTGAAGTTTCCCATGCTCTGCAGCGTCGCCGTGCCCTGGAGCAGTTGTGGAGCCCCCAGGTGGACCTCAACGCCCCCACCCAGTGCGACGCGGACCCCATGCTGATACGTGCAGCCTTGCACCACGGGGAACCCCGTGAGGAACCATGCCCAGTGTGCGAGTCGCCCCAGTTGGTACTTTTGCGGTATACATTTGGTTCTCAGCTCGGACAATTCTCCGGACGCATTCGTACGGTTGTCGAGCTGGAGGAAATGGAACACGAATTCGGGGAGTTTCGGGTCTACGAGGTCGAGGTGTGCCCCGACTGTGGGTGGAACCACGTCCTGACCCACTACGTCCTGGGTGACGGCAGGCGACGCCGGCCGCCCCGTCACCAACCCACCGTGGAGGATATCTATGGCTGA
- a CDS encoding transglycosylase domain-containing protein has protein sequence MAERSRARRGSRRGSTRSRRARTSRSSTRGRRRRSPLRRVLRGLLILILVMVMAVVAAGAVFYHRTELPDPNKGFSSNTSFIYYNDSTSKIGSFSVQNRQSITYDEMPQNIRDAAVSAENRTFWSDPGISVKGMSRAAFSVLRGGDVQGGSTITQQYIKVLYLSQERTMQRKLKELVLADKMGRKVPKEDILAGYLNTIYFGRGAYGVQAAARAYFNIDAKDLDLRQAAVLAAVLNNPTLFDPSDGPAARERLLGRYRYVLDGMLEMGRISQNDHDVASHALPDFPDVPVNNRWQGTKGYLLKLVQDELVSQGFTESQIAGGGLKVTTTLDPKVQQAAVDAGQRYKRIAGNNAGDDGPARLHPAIASVDARTGGVLGIYGGDDYVRNSRNWATTARPGASSIKTYAVIAALRNGFSLQSALEGNTFTPKGDSKPVRNEFHHEYGTVSLQTATEKSINTAFVDVVSRMRNGPAQVIKAANDAGVPKGDGWDLNNRIALGTAEVSPLDQAAGYATLANDGVRMPTHFVAKVVGPQGNTLYENKTKGAQAIEPDIARDTTHALRSVVEQGTGAAVSRLGYQVAGKTGTNGVGDKITSAWFVAYTKQISTAVMFVAGDGGTDDLDPFHAPDNPTFFGGTYPARTWAAVMEVAMKGKEHERFAGRQGVNLWGKHHGEDIDDHIVPATPHPRSTAGTTTPTPRKHENGQHESTPPTHSPIASPTVQPTRTPAPDTPVRPSRPSRPSVRPRPNRPTTRPIRPIRPTHQPVRPTPRPVGPTTQPHEVGLKEG, from the coding sequence ATGGCTGAGCGATCCCGCGCACGACGTGGCTCGAGACGTGGTTCGACCAGGTCGAGACGCGCGAGGACGTCGCGCTCGTCGACTCGTGGCAGGCGGCGTCGCAGTCCACTACGACGAGTGCTGCGGGGACTGCTCATCCTCATTCTCGTCATGGTCATGGCCGTCGTTGCGGCCGGGGCGGTGTTCTACCATCGCACCGAGCTACCCGATCCCAACAAGGGATTCTCGTCGAACACGTCGTTCATCTACTACAACGACTCGACATCGAAGATCGGCAGCTTCTCGGTGCAGAATCGTCAGTCGATCACCTACGACGAGATGCCCCAGAACATCAGGGACGCAGCCGTCTCGGCCGAGAACCGCACCTTCTGGAGCGACCCCGGGATCTCGGTGAAGGGCATGTCCCGAGCCGCGTTCAGCGTGCTCAGGGGTGGCGATGTCCAGGGCGGATCGACGATCACCCAGCAGTACATCAAGGTGCTCTACCTGTCCCAGGAACGCACCATGCAGCGCAAGCTCAAGGAACTCGTCCTGGCCGACAAGATGGGCCGCAAGGTGCCCAAGGAGGACATCCTCGCCGGCTACCTCAACACCATCTACTTCGGGCGCGGCGCCTATGGCGTCCAGGCGGCGGCCAGGGCATACTTCAACATCGATGCCAAGGATCTCGACCTGAGGCAGGCCGCGGTGCTCGCCGCCGTGCTCAACAATCCCACCCTCTTCGATCCCAGCGATGGACCGGCGGCACGGGAGCGTCTGCTCGGACGCTACCGCTACGTCCTGGATGGCATGCTCGAGATGGGCAGGATCAGCCAGAACGATCACGACGTTGCCTCGCACGCATTGCCCGATTTCCCCGACGTGCCCGTCAACAACCGTTGGCAGGGAACCAAGGGATACCTCCTCAAGCTCGTCCAGGACGAACTCGTCTCCCAGGGATTCACCGAGTCCCAGATCGCTGGCGGTGGTCTCAAGGTCACCACCACCTTGGACCCCAAGGTGCAGCAGGCGGCCGTTGACGCCGGGCAGAGGTACAAGAGGATCGCCGGCAACAATGCCGGTGACGACGGGCCGGCGAGACTGCACCCCGCCATCGCCTCGGTCGATGCCAGGACCGGGGGTGTCCTGGGAATCTACGGCGGCGACGACTACGTCAGGAACTCCCGCAACTGGGCGACGACCGCCCGTCCGGGAGCCTCCAGCATCAAGACCTACGCCGTCATTGCCGCGTTGCGCAATGGCTTCAGCCTGCAGTCCGCCCTGGAGGGCAACACCTTCACCCCCAAGGGCGATTCGAAACCGGTGCGCAACGAGTTCCACCACGAGTACGGCACGGTGAGCTTGCAGACGGCGACCGAGAAGTCCATCAACACTGCCTTCGTCGACGTCGTCTCACGCATGAGGAATGGCCCGGCCCAGGTGATCAAGGCCGCCAACGACGCTGGGGTGCCCAAGGGAGACGGATGGGACCTCAACAACCGTATCGCCCTGGGTACCGCCGAGGTGAGTCCGCTGGACCAGGCTGCCGGATACGCCACCCTTGCCAATGACGGGGTGCGCATGCCCACCCACTTTGTCGCCAAGGTCGTCGGGCCGCAGGGCAACACCCTGTATGAGAACAAGACCAAGGGCGCCCAGGCCATCGAGCCAGACATTGCCCGCGACACCACCCATGCGTTGCGTTCCGTGGTCGAGCAGGGCACCGGTGCGGCAGTGTCCCGACTCGGTTACCAGGTGGCTGGCAAGACCGGCACCAACGGCGTCGGCGACAAGATCACCTCCGCCTGGTTCGTGGCCTACACCAAGCAGATCTCCACTGCCGTCATGTTCGTCGCAGGTGACGGCGGCACCGACGACCTTGACCCGTTCCATGCCCCGGACAACCCGACCTTCTTCGGTGGCACGTACCCGGCACGCACCTGGGCAGCCGTCATGGAAGTGGCCATGAAGGGCAAGGAGCATGAGAGGTTCGCCGGCAGGCAGGGCGTGAACCTGTGGGGCAAGCACCACGGCGAGGACATCGACGACCACATCGTCCCCGCCACGCCGCACCCCCGATCCACTGCCGGTACCACCACGCCGACTCCCCGGAAACACGAGAATGGCCAGCACGAGAGCACGCCTCCGACACACTCGCCCATCGCGAGCCCGACGGTGCAACCCACGCGCACGCCGGCACCCGACACCCCGGTACGGCCCAGCAGACCGAGCCGCCCCTCGGTGCGGCCACGACCGAACAGACCGACAACCAGACCCATCAGACCCATCAGACCCACGCATCAGCCAGTGAGACCGACGCCGCGCCCAGTGGGACCGACGACACAGCCGCACGAGGTTGGTCTTAAGGAAGGCTAG
- a CDS encoding O-antigen ligase family protein yields the protein MTSSARRSITTWQHVLGWSLVLLMTGVQFVDLRHGITRPWVVSAQLLVCGAALLVAAPAAYRQVRMRRQAGTPRGGVLTPTGWILCGGFTLIEAWALVSSLVASQAVIKQGVVPRVYQVMPVVTGWVTMAAVLVVLLAIGQQGRTRYVPLAAVGLLLGALADWPVQVPIHRSIRLASGMGGSAVIHVPIALAGAVLVDVARDTTGHAPGPAGGVSGPTWRTRMAWAGGGASVLMMLLTGSRAALIVLVATCLALVVSLRRQVAVRRLAAAALCVGIAVVAVCLRVSCFQRMLRLSSSRRMDTWTVGWQTVSSSVRSMLIGVGSGTMFPWYAIEAKLYPFAGTGMVDSRFGRALISAHSVYLEVLVELGVIMLVVLLVMVVALWRPACNVMSRGLGSHRHGVTVIVLAATTLAWAVDTYLVKGFAVSMWWWVVALCAVGLADERASAGQDGGVAQSVPSHRQP from the coding sequence ATGACGTCTTCGGCCCGCCGATCCATCACCACGTGGCAGCACGTCCTGGGGTGGTCCCTCGTGCTGCTCATGACCGGAGTCCAGTTCGTCGATCTGCGCCACGGCATCACCCGCCCCTGGGTGGTGAGTGCCCAGCTCCTCGTCTGTGGCGCTGCACTGCTCGTCGCCGCCCCTGCAGCGTACCGGCAGGTGAGGATGCGTCGACAGGCAGGGACGCCTCGGGGAGGGGTTCTCACCCCCACTGGATGGATCCTGTGTGGCGGCTTCACCCTCATCGAGGCATGGGCGCTGGTCTCCAGCCTCGTCGCTTCACAGGCCGTCATCAAGCAGGGAGTCGTTCCACGCGTCTACCAGGTCATGCCGGTGGTCACCGGATGGGTGACGATGGCTGCGGTGCTCGTCGTCCTCCTTGCCATCGGACAGCAGGGACGCACCCGCTACGTTCCCCTTGCCGCTGTGGGACTTCTGCTGGGGGCACTGGCCGACTGGCCGGTCCAGGTGCCCATTCACCGTTCGATACGACTGGCCAGCGGTATGGGCGGCTCGGCCGTCATCCACGTGCCGATCGCCCTGGCCGGGGCGGTGCTCGTCGACGTCGCACGAGACACCACTGGGCACGCACCGGGCCCTGCCGGAGGTGTGTCAGGACCCACTTGGCGTACTCGGATGGCATGGGCAGGTGGCGGTGCGTCGGTGCTCATGATGCTGCTGACCGGATCGCGAGCCGCACTCATCGTGCTGGTGGCGACCTGCCTCGCGCTCGTCGTCTCCTTGCGACGTCAGGTTGCGGTGCGTCGGCTGGCAGCAGCGGCGCTGTGTGTCGGAATCGCCGTGGTCGCCGTCTGCCTCAGGGTGTCCTGCTTCCAGCGGATGCTCCGTCTGAGCTCGTCCCGACGCATGGACACCTGGACCGTGGGCTGGCAGACGGTGAGCTCCTCGGTCAGGTCGATGCTCATCGGTGTGGGGTCCGGCACCATGTTTCCGTGGTATGCCATTGAGGCCAAGCTGTACCCGTTTGCCGGCACGGGGATGGTGGACAGTCGGTTCGGACGTGCCCTCATATCCGCCCACTCGGTGTATCTGGAGGTCCTGGTGGAGCTGGGGGTCATCATGCTCGTCGTGCTGCTCGTCATGGTGGTGGCCCTGTGGCGACCCGCCTGCAACGTCATGAGTCGTGGTCTGGGGTCACACCGTCATGGGGTGACCGTCATCGTGCTGGCGGCGACGACACTGGCATGGGCCGTCGACACCTACCTCGTCAAGGGCTTCGCCGTGTCGATGTGGTGGTGGGTGGTGGCCCTGTGTGCCGTGGGGCTCGCCGATGAACGGGCCAGCGCTGGCCAGGATGGTGGCGTTGCGCAGTCGGTGCCCAGCCATCGACAACCGTGA
- a CDS encoding polysaccharide biosynthesis tyrosine autokinase translates to MWRSSLIVFVIAAIVLGALSYALAKPKYRVEGDVLFSSQAFHAFDTPDAAATYTTSLVTTYGTYAKSASLLDEVGQSVSPQIDGATLQQAVVISTAPMMVSVSFMDSDKDRATAVVKAITDSLQEQVKKSAPDVDGKPALSVANSSVITTQVADSAPSAKRSAMIGVLGGLVLALLVLLVRALASTRIGDVADLADVTDSSILSVIPRKGSTAQGGGELEAVLGRNLSFIPPKDGLRTVLLAPSLASEDASTVTLAAADRLHADGHSVVVVDADLRRATATKAAGVTSSAGLSDLLAGRATLQQATYDRSGAPIVAAGTTVGNAAELLATETFAQTLAELGREYDTVLLVGAPLLTYTDSSVIAAQVASVVPVVQSGTVRRSQLQQTLESLELCQAHVGGLVLTDARVSARARQMVGAGK, encoded by the coding sequence ATGTGGCGGTCAAGTCTCATCGTCTTCGTCATCGCCGCCATCGTCCTTGGCGCCCTCAGCTATGCCCTCGCCAAACCCAAGTACCGTGTCGAGGGCGATGTCCTCTTCTCGTCGCAGGCATTTCACGCCTTCGACACCCCGGACGCCGCGGCAACGTACACCACCTCGTTGGTGACGACCTACGGCACCTACGCCAAGTCGGCCTCCCTGCTCGACGAGGTGGGTCAGTCCGTCTCCCCACAGATCGACGGAGCCACCCTGCAGCAGGCAGTCGTCATCAGCACCGCACCGATGATGGTCTCGGTGAGTTTCATGGACTCCGACAAGGACCGGGCCACTGCCGTCGTCAAGGCAATCACGGATTCCCTGCAGGAACAGGTCAAGAAGTCGGCACCAGACGTGGACGGCAAGCCCGCACTGTCGGTGGCGAACTCCTCGGTCATCACCACCCAGGTGGCGGACAGCGCCCCCTCGGCCAAGCGCAGCGCAATGATTGGCGTGCTGGGAGGTCTCGTCCTGGCCCTGCTGGTGCTGTTGGTGCGTGCCTTGGCCAGCACGAGGATCGGTGACGTCGCCGACCTCGCCGATGTCACCGATTCATCGATACTGAGCGTGATCCCCAGGAAGGGATCCACCGCACAGGGCGGTGGCGAGCTGGAGGCGGTGCTCGGACGCAACCTCTCGTTCATTCCTCCCAAAGACGGTCTGCGCACGGTGCTGCTGGCCCCCAGTCTCGCCAGTGAGGATGCCTCGACCGTGACCCTTGCCGCAGCCGATCGTCTGCACGCCGACGGACACAGTGTGGTCGTCGTGGATGCCGATCTTCGACGCGCCACCGCCACCAAGGCGGCCGGAGTGACCTCGAGCGCTGGCCTGTCGGATCTGTTGGCGGGTCGTGCCACCCTGCAGCAGGCCACGTACGACCGCAGCGGGGCGCCGATCGTCGCCGCCGGCACCACCGTGGGCAATGCTGCCGAGCTGCTCGCCACCGAGACCTTTGCACAGACCCTGGCCGAGTTGGGGCGCGAGTACGACACCGTCCTGCTGGTGGGGGCCCCCTTGCTGACCTACACCGATTCCTCGGTCATCGCGGCCCAGGTGGCCTCCGTCGTACCAGTGGTGCAGTCGGGCACAGTGCGACGCTCGCAGCTGCAGCAGACGCTGGAATCCTTGGAACTGTGCCAGGCGCATGTCGGCGGCTTGGTACTCACCGACGCGAGGGTGTCGGCACGCGCCCGACAGATGGTTGGCGCCGGGAAGTGA
- a CDS encoding glycosyltransferase, with product MGSRHCADVRRRLANHVRGERNCLRHGSTHTSGTCGTGRESPRVNGDELPDACPRVVLITSRFPYGTGEQFLETELPHWLGSGARLTIVPEKNDTPQIPPRPRLPGIDVDDRLRRRWTSPLWRAVAVVDTLTGPLLWRELAQVRELGRLTRPVVAFVARTGVQVALVRRFLRDHYRDADLVYTYWLAPSATAAALEHAAGTVHHTISRGHNYDLYEDKHPTGHHPFIRQVTDCFDAVQPISAAGGEFLVDRYGFRPQTVLVNRLGVTLVEGSETSSPSPSGELTVMSVSTMSRFKRLHLLIDALAVLHEQHPEMTLRWVHAGDGPLHDDLAAQVSTTLQGVDVQWLGILPHDELLEYYRNHQVDLLVNTSSSEGIPVSMMEAMAREVPVLGTDVGGVREIVPSDWLMTANPSAEHIAQTIWEHHEQVKDPRIRADMAAKVRADFDEQTNYQTFINHLIDLASRP from the coding sequence ATGGGCAGTCGTCACTGTGCAGACGTCCGTCGCCGGCTCGCGAACCACGTGAGGGGTGAGCGCAACTGCCTGCGCCACGGCAGTACGCACACGTCAGGCACATGTGGCACTGGCAGGGAAAGTCCCCGCGTCAATGGGGACGAGCTGCCTGACGCGTGTCCGCGCGTCGTCCTCATCACCTCCAGGTTCCCCTATGGGACGGGGGAACAGTTCCTGGAGACCGAGTTGCCCCACTGGCTGGGATCTGGTGCCAGACTCACCATCGTCCCCGAGAAGAACGACACACCACAGATACCGCCGCGTCCGCGTCTGCCCGGCATTGACGTCGATGACCGGCTGCGGCGTCGCTGGACCAGTCCGCTGTGGCGTGCGGTGGCCGTCGTCGACACCCTCACGGGACCACTCCTGTGGCGGGAACTGGCTCAGGTGCGTGAACTCGGGCGGCTCACCAGACCGGTCGTTGCATTCGTGGCACGTACCGGTGTCCAGGTGGCTCTGGTGCGACGCTTCCTGCGGGACCACTACCGGGACGCGGACCTCGTCTACACCTACTGGCTGGCCCCATCGGCAACCGCCGCTGCGCTGGAACATGCCGCGGGCACGGTTCACCACACCATCTCGCGCGGCCACAACTACGACCTCTACGAGGACAAACACCCCACCGGTCATCACCCCTTCATCCGCCAGGTGACCGATTGCTTCGACGCGGTACAACCCATTTCGGCCGCCGGGGGAGAGTTCCTCGTCGACCGCTACGGATTCAGACCGCAGACAGTGCTGGTCAATCGGCTGGGCGTCACCCTCGTCGAGGGTTCTGAGACGAGTAGCCCCAGCCCGAGTGGCGAACTCACGGTGATGTCGGTGAGCACGATGAGTCGGTTCAAGCGGCTTCACCTGCTCATCGACGCCCTTGCCGTGCTGCACGAGCAGCATCCCGAGATGACCCTGCGCTGGGTGCATGCCGGTGACGGACCACTGCACGACGATCTGGCGGCCCAGGTCTCCACCACGTTGCAGGGTGTCGATGTGCAATGGCTCGGCATCCTCCCCCACGACGAACTGCTCGAGTACTACCGCAACCACCAGGTGGACCTGCTCGTCAACACGAGCTCATCGGAAGGCATCCCGGTGTCGATGATGGAGGCGATGGCTCGCGAGGTGCCGGTGCTGGGCACCGACGTCGGAGGGGTTCGGGAGATCGTGCCGTCAGACTGGCTCATGACAGCCAACCCCTCAGCCGAGCACATCGCCCAGACCATCTGGGAGCACCATGAGCAGGTCAAGGACCCTCGGATCCGTGCCGACATGGCTGCGAAGGTCCGCGCCGACTTCGACGAGCAGACCAACTATCAGACCTTCATCAACCACCTCATCGACCTGGCGAGTCGCCCATGA